One Sphingomonas endolithica DNA segment encodes these proteins:
- a CDS encoding sensor histidine kinase gives MPSPALPAVALKKPDIFSRPFFEEKSRAFWTLQAAGWTGYLILRSVSSISNGPSLDMIVPVVIESIVGYCITLLLSTLYGYYRGLPRISGVLLSIFTLLLATLLYAVLDAFSFSFIKLANPGLNLNLVLGTIFLNFTVLAGWSALYFGINFYLIVEEQIDQLAALENTASSAQLAMLRYQLNPHFLFNTLNSISTLVLLKQTERANAMLSRLSSFLRYTLANEATANVTLQQEVETLKLYLEIEKMRFEERLQPRFDIDVRVERARLPSLLLQPLVENAIKYAVTPKEEGAEICVTARLAGDRVQIAVSDTGPGLHEMKARPSLSTGVGLANIRERLAQAFGPDHSFEARSRPSGGFEVEIEIPFQLDEPSRESAREVA, from the coding sequence ATGCCATCCCCTGCCCTGCCCGCCGTCGCGCTCAAGAAGCCGGACATCTTCTCGCGGCCTTTTTTCGAAGAAAAGAGCCGCGCGTTCTGGACACTCCAGGCAGCAGGCTGGACCGGCTATCTCATCCTGCGCAGCGTCTCCAGCATCTCCAACGGCCCGTCGCTCGACATGATCGTGCCGGTGGTGATCGAATCGATCGTCGGCTATTGCATCACGCTGCTGCTCTCCACGCTCTACGGATATTATCGGGGGCTGCCGCGGATCAGCGGAGTACTGCTCAGCATCTTCACGCTGTTGCTGGCAACCTTGCTGTATGCGGTGCTCGATGCCTTCTCCTTCTCGTTCATCAAGCTGGCCAATCCAGGCCTGAACCTCAACCTGGTGCTGGGCACGATCTTCCTCAACTTTACCGTGCTGGCGGGCTGGTCGGCGCTCTATTTCGGGATCAACTTCTACCTGATCGTCGAGGAGCAGATCGACCAGTTGGCCGCGCTCGAAAACACCGCCTCATCGGCGCAGCTGGCGATGCTGCGCTACCAGCTGAACCCGCACTTCCTGTTCAACACGCTCAATTCGATCTCGACATTGGTGCTCCTGAAACAGACCGAGCGCGCCAACGCGATGCTCAGCCGGTTATCGTCCTTCCTGCGGTATACCCTGGCCAACGAGGCGACCGCCAATGTCACGCTGCAGCAGGAGGTGGAGACGCTGAAGCTGTATCTCGAGATCGAGAAGATGCGCTTCGAGGAGCGGCTGCAGCCGCGCTTCGACATCGACGTGCGCGTCGAACGGGCGCGTTTGCCCTCGCTGCTGCTCCAGCCTTTGGTCGAGAACGCGATCAAATATGCGGTGACGCCGAAGGAAGAAGGCGCGGAAATCTGCGTCACGGCGCGGCTCGCCGGAGATCGCGTGCAGATCGCCGTATCGGACACCGGTCCGGGGTTGCATGAAATGAAAGCACGTCCAAGCCTTTCAACCGGGGTCGGGCTTGCCAATATCAGAGAGCGTCTGGCGCAGGCGTTCGGGCCCGATCACAGCTTCGAGGCGAGGAGCCGTCCGAGCGGCGGGTTCGAGGTAGAAATTGAAATTCCGTTCCAGCTCGATGAACCATCGAGGGAATCGGCAAGAGAGGTCGCATGA
- a CDS encoding LytR/AlgR family response regulator transcription factor: MTIRTILVDDESLAIQGLELRLQAHADVEIIDRCQNGREAIRSIKTHKPDLVFLDIQMPGFDGFSVVQGLMEVEPPLFVFVTAYSDHALKAFEAQAVDYLMKPVEESRLADTIERVRQRLAEKRGVEEVEKLKEVLAEVAPDSVGDMNDGGDQVSSNRFEKLINIKDRGQIFRVDVDKIERIDAAGDYMCIYTGDNTLILRETMKDLEKRLDPRRFQRVHRSTIVNLDLVKEVKPHTNGECFLVLGSGASVKVSRSYRDVVARFVH; this comes from the coding sequence ATGACGATTAGAACGATTTTGGTGGATGACGAGTCGCTGGCGATCCAGGGCTTGGAACTCCGCCTCCAGGCGCACGCAGACGTGGAGATCATCGATCGGTGCCAGAATGGCCGTGAAGCCATCCGCAGCATCAAGACGCACAAGCCGGACCTGGTCTTCCTCGACATCCAGATGCCGGGCTTCGACGGTTTCTCGGTCGTGCAGGGGCTGATGGAGGTCGAGCCGCCGCTGTTCGTGTTCGTCACCGCCTATAGCGACCATGCGCTGAAGGCGTTCGAAGCGCAGGCGGTGGATTACCTGATGAAGCCGGTAGAGGAATCGCGCCTGGCCGACACGATCGAGCGCGTGCGCCAACGACTGGCCGAAAAGCGCGGCGTGGAAGAGGTGGAAAAGCTCAAGGAAGTACTGGCCGAGGTCGCGCCCGACAGCGTCGGCGACATGAACGACGGTGGCGACCAGGTTTCCTCGAACCGTTTCGAGAAGCTGATCAACATCAAGGATCGCGGACAGATTTTCCGCGTCGACGTCGACAAGATCGAGCGGATCGATGCCGCGGGCGACTATATGTGCATCTATACCGGCGACAACACGCTGATCCTGCGCGAGACGATGAAGGACCTGGAAAAGCGCCTCGACCCGCGCCGTTTCCAGCGCGTGCATCGCTCGACCATCGTCAACCTCGATCTGGTCAAGGAAGTGAAGCCGCATACCAATGGCGAATGCTTCCTGGTGCTGGGATCAGGTGCCTCGGTGAAGGTCAGCCGCAGCTACCGCGACGTCGTGGCGCGGTTCGTCCACTGA
- a CDS encoding DUF3297 family protein has product MTDTPPDRLSSNPRSPFFDEDKLARGIGIRFKERERHDVEEYCLSEGWIRVALGKKVDRKGNPLTIKYSGPVEAWYERPADGDAPDTTDAAEG; this is encoded by the coding sequence ATGACCGACACCCCGCCAGACCGCCTGTCCTCCAACCCGCGCAGCCCGTTCTTCGACGAAGACAAGCTCGCGCGCGGCATCGGTATCCGCTTCAAGGAGCGCGAGCGCCATGACGTCGAGGAATATTGCCTGTCCGAAGGCTGGATCCGCGTTGCGCTCGGCAAGAAGGTCGATCGCAAGGGCAATCCGCTGACGATCAAGTATAGCGGCCCGGTGGAGGCCTGGTACGAGCGCCCGGCCGACGGCGACGCGCCCGACACTACGGATGCTGCCGAGGGCTAA
- a CDS encoding metallophosphoesterase: protein MAILISIAIVGWAYRTAISDPIVRFATVEMLPAESSQKQLRILFLSDVHVAGPDMPPERLSQIVRQANAQRPDAVLIAGDFVSDKALATKRFSLENAIAPLGDLKSRFGTFAVLGNHDHWRSAAAAYSALRRAGINVLDNSAARAGPLVIGGLDDAFTHHDDLSATLRAMAALGGEPVLLSHSPDPFPRVPAEVKLMLAGHTHCGQIRLPLVGAISYMSEYGDKYACGVVIEHGKTLVVGAGLGTSLLPLRLGAVPDMWLIVVKRRSRSLMPRAEPPINAAFRVG, encoded by the coding sequence GTGGCGATCTTGATCAGCATCGCGATCGTTGGTTGGGCCTATCGGACGGCCATCTCTGATCCGATAGTCCGCTTTGCTACAGTCGAGATGCTGCCAGCTGAAAGCTCACAAAAGCAGCTTCGGATCCTCTTCCTTTCTGACGTTCATGTGGCGGGGCCTGACATGCCTCCGGAACGGCTGAGCCAAATCGTTCGGCAGGCGAATGCTCAGCGGCCTGATGCGGTGCTGATCGCAGGAGATTTCGTGAGCGACAAGGCGCTTGCTACCAAACGCTTCTCTTTGGAGAACGCGATCGCGCCGCTCGGTGACCTTAAAAGCCGGTTTGGGACTTTTGCCGTGTTGGGCAATCACGATCACTGGCGCAGTGCTGCAGCGGCTTATTCGGCCTTGCGGCGCGCTGGCATCAACGTGCTCGACAATAGCGCCGCGCGGGCAGGTCCTTTGGTTATCGGCGGTCTGGATGATGCATTCACGCATCATGATGATCTCAGCGCCACATTGCGCGCGATGGCGGCCCTTGGCGGAGAGCCAGTCTTGCTGAGCCATAGCCCAGATCCATTCCCGCGCGTTCCGGCAGAAGTGAAGCTCATGCTGGCCGGGCATACCCACTGTGGTCAGATCAGGCTGCCACTTGTCGGGGCGATTTCTTACATGTCCGAGTATGGCGACAAGTACGCTTGTGGCGTCGTTATAGAACACGGCAAGACGCTCGTGGTCGGTGCGGGCTTGGGAACCAGCCTATTGCCATTGCGACTGGGAGCAGTGCCTGACATGTGGCTCATCGTGGTCAAAAGGCGGAGCCGCTCTTTAATGCCGCGCGCTGAACCCCCGATAAACGCCGCATTCCGAGTGGGTTAA
- the typA gene encoding translational GTPase TypA, which translates to MALRNVAIIAHVDHGKTTLVDQLFRQSGTFRDNQRIEERAMDSNDLEKERGITILAKPTSVDWTPPGESESIRINIVDTPGHADFGGEVERILSMVDGVVLLVDSSEGAMPQTKFVTGKALALGLKPIVVVNKVDRNDARIQEVLDEVFDLFVSLDANDDQLDFPVLYASGRNGYASADMDAREGTLIPMFETIVKHVPPPAVEVAGVPFTFLVTLLDRDPFLGRILTGRVNSGVVKTNQAIHALDNDGKIVETGRASKIMSFRGLDRVPVDEAKAGDIISLAGLTVATVADTIADVSVTEPLHAQPIDPPTLSMRFAVNDSPMAGREGTKVTSRMIRERLFREAESNVAVKVTEAADKDSFEVAGRGELQLGVLIETMRREGFELGISRPRVLFGEDEDGNKTEPYETVIIDVDDEHSGTVVEKMNIRKAEMTDMRPSTGGKTRITFSAPSRGMIGYHGEFLSDTRGTGIMNRLFEKYGPHKGKIEGRKNGVLISNGTGEANNYALGPLEERGILFVGHGEALYEGMIVGENAKPDDLEVNPMKTKALTNFRASGGKDDQVRLTPPKRATLEQAIAYIDDDELVEVTPKSIRLRKRYLDANERKRASRAKQA; encoded by the coding sequence ATGGCCCTCCGCAATGTGGCGATCATCGCGCACGTCGATCACGGCAAGACGACCCTCGTCGACCAGCTGTTCCGTCAGTCCGGCACGTTCCGCGACAACCAGCGCATCGAAGAGCGCGCAATGGATTCCAACGATCTCGAAAAAGAGCGTGGCATCACCATTCTCGCCAAGCCCACGTCAGTCGACTGGACGCCCCCGGGCGAAAGCGAGAGCATCCGCATCAACATCGTCGACACCCCCGGCCACGCTGATTTCGGCGGCGAAGTGGAGCGCATCCTTTCGATGGTCGACGGCGTCGTCCTGCTGGTCGATTCGTCGGAAGGCGCCATGCCGCAGACCAAGTTCGTGACCGGCAAGGCGCTGGCGCTCGGCCTGAAGCCGATCGTCGTCGTCAACAAGGTGGATCGTAACGACGCCCGCATCCAGGAAGTGCTCGACGAAGTGTTCGACCTGTTCGTGTCGCTCGATGCGAACGACGACCAGCTCGATTTCCCCGTCCTCTACGCATCGGGCCGCAACGGTTACGCCTCGGCCGACATGGACGCGCGCGAAGGCACGCTGATCCCGATGTTCGAGACGATCGTGAAGCATGTGCCGCCCCCCGCCGTGGAAGTCGCCGGCGTGCCGTTCACCTTCCTCGTCACCCTGCTCGACCGCGATCCGTTCCTCGGCCGCATCCTCACCGGCCGCGTGAACTCGGGCGTGGTGAAGACCAACCAGGCGATCCACGCGCTCGATAATGACGGCAAGATCGTCGAGACCGGCCGTGCATCGAAGATCATGTCGTTCCGCGGCCTGGATCGCGTGCCGGTCGACGAAGCCAAGGCAGGCGACATCATCAGCCTCGCCGGCCTGACTGTCGCAACGGTCGCCGACACCATCGCCGACGTCAGCGTGACTGAGCCGCTGCACGCGCAGCCGATCGATCCGCCGACGTTGTCGATGCGTTTCGCGGTGAACGATTCGCCGATGGCTGGCCGCGAGGGCACGAAGGTGACCAGCCGCATGATCCGCGAGCGCCTGTTCCGCGAAGCCGAATCCAACGTTGCCGTGAAGGTGACGGAAGCGGCCGACAAGGACAGCTTCGAAGTCGCGGGCCGCGGCGAGCTTCAGCTCGGCGTGCTGATCGAGACGATGCGCCGCGAGGGCTTCGAGCTTGGCATCAGCCGCCCGCGCGTGCTGTTCGGCGAGGACGAGGACGGCAACAAGACCGAGCCGTACGAGACGGTCATCATCGACGTCGATGATGAGCATTCGGGCACGGTCGTCGAGAAGATGAACATTCGCAAGGCCGAGATGACCGACATGCGTCCCTCGACCGGTGGCAAGACGCGCATCACCTTCTCCGCGCCGTCGCGTGGCATGATCGGCTATCACGGCGAGTTCCTGTCGGACACGCGCGGCACCGGCATCATGAACCGGCTATTCGAGAAATATGGCCCTCACAAGGGCAAGATCGAAGGCCGCAAGAACGGCGTGCTGATCTCCAACGGCACCGGCGAAGCAAACAACTATGCGCTGGGTCCGCTGGAAGAGCGCGGCATCCTGTTCGTCGGCCACGGCGAGGCGTTGTACGAGGGCATGATCGTCGGCGAAAACGCCAAGCCGGACGATCTCGAAGTCAATCCGATGAAGACCAAGGCGCTGACCAACTTCCGCGCCAGCGGCGGCAAGGACGACCAGGTCCGCCTGACCCCGCCCAAGCGCGCCACGCTGGAGCAGGCCATCGCCTATATCGACGATGACGAACTGGTCGAAGTGACGCCGAAGTCGATTCGCCTGCGCAAGCGCTACCTCGACGCCAACGAGCGCAAGCGCGCGAGCCGCGCCAAGCAGGCGTAA
- a CDS encoding TonB-dependent receptor gives MTKLFVRGSIAALLACTSNVAMAQAVVQPDQPEQPESFAGGEDIVVTAQKREQRIQDVPLTVTAVTGARMAELGVNSLTEVAMYVPGLRIQEQSANNPGFVIRGITSDNGSSQQGARVTLYYNGIDISRSRGAYQDLYDLERIEVVKGPQATLFGTASAVGAVSIISARPVAGTSGGITASYGNYDRTQVSGFLNAGNDVLSGRLAFAYKYRDGYVRNIAGDPKIANQNQGRVNQDDLNGQDQRGIRGSLRFVPSDSVTADLVLTYDGQRNPGTAFKSRAFAPTGGQTGDYGYAELSGSPFSKEVLGDRKLGLKRNVYDANLTIAIDVAPGVTFTTVNGYRRFDANEVFDADGGPAWYLEFAEDAKGDQWSHEGRFNFTGDKLRASFGWNAFFENGYQRVPFSTEEGTYIACSVAGAYAPVRAALTAAGVPTGPGCVAPNGTIPAAALATRLLSAGRLTQQAYSSEFTNFGRNNTYSVFADATWMPIPALEITAGARVLIEDRKSGYSSVQPNSVLLAGLGINTSLLGTANTGGRKFEAQRSFAALLPRFNVLYRIGDGVNVYGTVSKGRRSPVVQLAAAAAVGGAVPNLQIVPEEVVWNYEGGIKGSIGAFTGSLGVFYQQYDGFQFSVTTGATTTVESANAKNLGVEAEGNLRLGRMVSLFGSFAYIDGKLNDDPAFGVYSGNRFRLQPEITASGGINVNVPLNDSVSLYAVPSATYQSKVFFELPNSEAISQGGYTLVNVRAGVEFAQGRYRIGGFARNLTKERYLIDAGNTGGGFGVPTYIAGEPRFYGVEIGAKF, from the coding sequence ATGACCAAGCTTTTCGTCCGCGGCAGCATCGCCGCGCTGCTCGCCTGCACGTCGAATGTCGCCATGGCGCAAGCCGTGGTGCAGCCGGACCAGCCCGAGCAGCCGGAAAGCTTTGCGGGCGGCGAGGATATCGTCGTGACCGCGCAGAAGCGCGAACAGCGTATCCAGGACGTGCCGCTGACCGTCACCGCAGTGACCGGCGCGCGCATGGCCGAACTCGGCGTCAATTCGCTGACCGAAGTTGCGATGTATGTCCCCGGCCTGCGCATTCAGGAGCAGAGCGCGAACAATCCCGGCTTCGTGATCCGCGGCATCACCTCCGACAACGGCTCGTCGCAGCAGGGCGCGCGCGTCACGCTATATTATAATGGCATCGATATTTCGCGGTCGCGCGGCGCCTATCAGGATCTGTACGATCTCGAGCGCATCGAGGTGGTGAAGGGACCGCAGGCGACCTTGTTCGGCACGGCATCGGCGGTCGGCGCGGTGTCGATCATCTCGGCCCGGCCAGTTGCCGGCACGTCGGGCGGGATCACCGCCTCATACGGCAATTACGATCGCACGCAGGTGTCGGGCTTCCTCAACGCGGGCAACGACGTCCTCTCCGGTCGCCTGGCCTTCGCCTACAAGTATCGCGATGGCTACGTCCGCAACATTGCCGGCGATCCCAAGATCGCCAACCAGAACCAGGGCAGGGTCAATCAGGACGATCTGAACGGCCAGGATCAGCGCGGCATCCGCGGGTCGCTGCGTTTCGTGCCGTCGGACAGCGTCACCGCCGATCTCGTGCTGACCTATGATGGGCAGCGTAACCCGGGTACCGCGTTCAAGAGCCGCGCCTTTGCGCCGACCGGCGGCCAGACCGGCGATTACGGCTATGCCGAACTGTCCGGCTCGCCCTTCAGCAAGGAAGTGCTGGGCGATCGTAAGCTTGGCCTCAAGCGCAACGTGTATGACGCGAACCTGACGATCGCCATCGACGTCGCGCCCGGCGTTACCTTCACCACAGTCAACGGCTATCGCCGCTTCGACGCCAACGAAGTGTTCGACGCCGATGGTGGCCCGGCCTGGTATCTCGAATTCGCCGAAGACGCCAAGGGCGACCAGTGGAGCCATGAAGGCCGCTTCAACTTTACGGGCGACAAATTGCGCGCCTCGTTTGGCTGGAACGCCTTCTTCGAAAACGGCTATCAGCGCGTGCCGTTCTCGACCGAAGAAGGCACCTACATCGCTTGCTCGGTCGCTGGGGCCTACGCCCCCGTCCGCGCGGCGTTGACGGCTGCCGGTGTGCCTACTGGCCCGGGCTGCGTCGCGCCCAACGGCACGATACCCGCGGCGGCGCTCGCCACGCGCTTGCTCAGCGCCGGCAGGCTGACCCAGCAGGCATATTCGTCGGAGTTCACCAATTTCGGCCGCAACAACACCTATTCGGTATTTGCAGACGCTACCTGGATGCCGATACCGGCCCTAGAGATCACCGCCGGCGCGCGCGTGCTGATCGAGGATCGCAAGTCGGGCTACAGCTCGGTGCAGCCCAACTCGGTGCTGCTCGCCGGTCTAGGCATCAATACCAGCCTCCTCGGCACCGCCAATACCGGCGGCCGCAAGTTCGAGGCGCAGCGCAGCTTCGCCGCCCTGCTGCCGCGCTTCAACGTGCTGTACCGCATCGGCGACGGGGTAAACGTCTACGGCACTGTCAGCAAGGGGCGCCGCTCGCCGGTGGTCCAGTTGGCGGCCGCAGCCGCTGTCGGCGGCGCCGTGCCCAATCTGCAGATCGTGCCGGAAGAGGTCGTGTGGAACTACGAAGGTGGCATCAAGGGCAGCATTGGTGCGTTCACCGGCTCGCTCGGCGTGTTCTACCAGCAATATGACGGCTTCCAGTTCTCCGTCACCACGGGTGCCACGACGACGGTCGAAAGCGCCAATGCCAAGAATCTCGGCGTCGAGGCGGAAGGAAATCTGCGGCTCGGCCGCATGGTCTCGCTGTTCGGCAGCTTCGCCTATATCGACGGCAAGCTCAACGACGATCCGGCATTCGGCGTCTATTCGGGCAACCGTTTCCGCCTGCAGCCGGAGATCACGGCATCGGGCGGGATCAACGTGAATGTCCCGCTGAACGACAGCGTGTCGCTCTACGCCGTCCCCTCCGCGACGTATCAGAGCAAGGTGTTCTTCGAATTGCCGAACAGCGAGGCGATCAGCCAGGGCGGCTACACCCTGGTCAACGTGCGCGCCGGTGTCGAGTTCGCGCAGGGTCGCTATCGCATCGGTGGTTTTGCACGCAACCTGACCAAGGAGCGCTACCTGATCGACGCCGGCAACACGGGCGGCGGGTTCGGCGTGCCGACCTACATCGCCGGAGAGCCGCGCTTCTACGGGGTCGAGATCGGCGCCAAGTTCTAA
- a CDS encoding toxic anion resistance protein translates to MATATETLTAEQGLVLTPPDPVPVVSAEKAVGLVPVDDAKRSELQKRVETFVDDLVAQDVNSPEFGKRVDAISAMGQKEIRDAAGQSNRFLDRPTRAMDQETGVGKDLAELRRTVEDLDPGRRGNLTAPKKLFGLIPFGSNMRNYFDSYKSSQTHIASILKSLSGGKDELLMDNAAIDVERANLWSAMGRLEQMIVLSKEMDARLEDKANDLDHSDPAKAKAIRESALFYVRQRTQDLLTQMAVTVQGYLALDLVKKNNVELVKGVDRASTTTVSALRTAVTVAQALTNQRLVLEQITALNTTTANIIDSTGKLLKSQTATIHEQAASATIPIEVLQRAFQNIYDTMDAIDTFKLKALDSMKTTVNTLGDEVEKSKGYIARAEGAAQNSGSGGETFKLEAL, encoded by the coding sequence ATGGCGACCGCAACCGAAACATTGACCGCCGAGCAGGGTCTGGTGCTGACGCCGCCAGATCCCGTGCCGGTGGTGTCCGCCGAAAAGGCGGTCGGGCTGGTGCCGGTCGACGACGCCAAGCGCAGCGAGTTGCAGAAGCGCGTCGAGACGTTCGTCGACGATCTGGTCGCGCAGGATGTGAACTCGCCCGAATTTGGCAAGCGTGTCGATGCGATCAGCGCGATGGGGCAAAAGGAAATCCGCGATGCGGCGGGGCAATCGAACCGCTTTCTCGATCGGCCGACCCGCGCGATGGACCAGGAGACCGGCGTCGGCAAGGATCTGGCCGAATTGCGGCGCACAGTGGAAGATCTCGATCCCGGCCGTCGCGGCAATCTGACTGCGCCCAAGAAACTGTTCGGCCTGATCCCGTTCGGCAGCAACATGCGCAATTATTTCGATAGCTACAAATCGTCGCAGACGCACATTGCCTCGATCCTGAAGTCGCTCTCCGGCGGCAAGGACGAGCTGCTGATGGACAATGCCGCGATCGACGTGGAGCGTGCCAATCTGTGGTCCGCGATGGGGCGGCTGGAGCAGATGATCGTGCTGTCCAAGGAAATGGACGCGCGGCTTGAGGACAAGGCCAACGATCTCGACCATAGCGACCCCGCCAAAGCCAAGGCGATCCGCGAGAGTGCGCTCTTCTATGTCCGCCAGCGCACGCAGGATCTGCTGACGCAGATGGCCGTGACGGTGCAGGGCTATCTTGCGCTCGACCTGGTCAAGAAGAACAATGTCGAGCTGGTGAAGGGCGTCGATCGCGCATCGACGACGACGGTCTCGGCGCTGCGCACGGCGGTGACGGTGGCACAGGCGCTGACCAACCAGAGACTGGTGCTGGAGCAGATCACCGCGCTGAACACGACCACCGCCAACATCATCGATTCGACCGGTAAATTGCTGAAGAGCCAGACGGCGACGATCCACGAACAAGCGGCCAGCGCCACGATCCCGATCGAAGTGCTGCAGCGCGCGTTCCAGAACATCTACGACACGATGGATGCGATCGACACGTTCAAGCTGAAGGCGCTCGATAGCATGAAGACGACGGTCAACACGCTGGGCGACGAGGTCGAGAAGTCGAAGGGGTATATCGCCCGGGCGGAAGGTGCGGCCCAGAATAGCGGTTCGGGCGGCGAGACGTTCAAGCTGGAGGCGCTGTAA
- a CDS encoding 3'(2'),5'-bisphosphate nucleotidase CysQ, translated as MPDLADQVAAIAAEAGALALAKWRTDFARWEKAPGNPVCDVDLEVNSFLRTRLEALLPDAGWLSEETADNADRLSRDRVWVVDPIDGTRDYIRGRPGWAVSVALVEHGRPVIAVLDAPARGEVWLAQAGQGATLNGHLIHVGDRRDFAGARVPTDALPKIDSDLIPVDKPNSIALRIAMVAADRADLVATLRWGHEWDIAAAVLIAAEAGASVSDALGQPLDFNTPSAQAFGVLVSTPGIHQAGVERLSERAYRLSQ; from the coding sequence GTGCCTGATCTTGCCGATCAGGTGGCGGCGATCGCTGCCGAGGCCGGCGCGTTGGCGCTGGCCAAGTGGCGCACCGATTTTGCGCGCTGGGAAAAGGCCCCGGGTAACCCGGTGTGCGACGTCGATCTCGAGGTGAACAGCTTCCTGCGCACCCGGCTGGAAGCGCTGCTGCCCGATGCCGGCTGGCTGTCCGAGGAGACCGCGGACAATGCCGATCGCCTGTCGCGTGACCGCGTATGGGTGGTCGATCCGATCGACGGCACGCGCGACTATATCCGCGGTCGCCCCGGTTGGGCGGTGTCGGTGGCGCTGGTCGAGCATGGCCGGCCAGTAATTGCCGTACTCGATGCGCCGGCGCGCGGCGAGGTGTGGCTGGCGCAGGCAGGGCAGGGGGCGACGCTCAACGGCCACCTGATCCATGTCGGCGATCGCCGCGATTTCGCCGGCGCGCGCGTGCCGACCGATGCCTTGCCCAAGATCGACAGCGATCTCATTCCCGTCGACAAGCCCAACTCGATCGCCCTGCGCATCGCGATGGTGGCGGCGGACCGGGCCGATCTCGTCGCGACGCTGCGCTGGGGACATGAATGGGACATCGCCGCGGCGGTGCTGATCGCCGCGGAAGCCGGGGCGAGCGTCAGCGACGCACTGGGCCAGCCGCTCGACTTCAACACGCCCAGCGCCCAGGCGTTCGGCGTGCTTGTATCCACACCGGGTATACATCAGGCTGGCGTCGAACGGCTCAGCGAGCGGGCGTACAGGCTTTCGCAATAA
- a CDS encoding TldD/PmbA family protein → MLNTDQARDRAADIVSRATAAGADAADAVYAADTALDVSVRLGALEDVGRSESAELGLRVFVGKRTASVSTSDLSQDALAALVERAIAMAREAPEDEWAGLAPADRLLHGAPPQLDLDDGGEVEPAQLKAAALEAEDAARAVPGVTNSEGGGASASRSIWALATSHGFAAAYAATGYGISASLLAGEGGQMVRDYDHHGARHRNRLMSPAEIGRGAGERTVARVNPGTIKSGTMPIVFDPRVGSSMLSHLIGAISGSSIARKTSFLLDALGTRVFADGVTISDDPHRPHGLRSRPFDGEGLPVSPTEFVRDGVLETWLLDSASARQLGLEPTGHAARGIGGNPGVATSNLFMAAGHVPVATLIGDIADGIYVTEMLGGGANGVTGDYSRGAAGFRIEGGEITTPVAEFTIAGNVKDMFLALTPANDLEFRYGSNVPTLRIDGMTVAGA, encoded by the coding sequence ATGCTGAACACCGATCAGGCGCGAGACCGCGCCGCCGATATCGTCTCCCGTGCCACCGCCGCCGGGGCCGACGCCGCCGACGCCGTCTATGCCGCGGATACCGCCCTCGACGTATCCGTGCGCCTGGGCGCGCTGGAGGATGTCGGCCGTTCCGAAAGCGCCGAACTGGGCTTGCGTGTCTTCGTCGGCAAGCGGACGGCGAGCGTCTCCACCTCCGATCTGTCGCAGGACGCGCTGGCTGCCTTGGTCGAGCGCGCGATCGCCATGGCGCGCGAGGCACCGGAGGACGAATGGGCCGGGCTGGCACCGGCCGATCGCCTGCTGCACGGTGCGCCGCCGCAGCTCGACCTTGACGATGGCGGCGAGGTCGAACCCGCGCAGCTGAAAGCCGCCGCGCTAGAGGCGGAGGATGCCGCGCGTGCCGTGCCGGGCGTGACCAACAGCGAAGGCGGCGGCGCCTCTGCCTCGCGCAGCATCTGGGCACTGGCGACAAGCCACGGCTTTGCCGCCGCTTATGCCGCGACCGGCTACGGCATTTCCGCCAGCCTGCTGGCCGGCGAAGGCGGGCAGATGGTGCGCGACTACGATCACCACGGCGCGCGGCACCGCAACCGATTGATGTCGCCGGCAGAGATCGGCCGCGGCGCGGGTGAGCGCACGGTCGCCCGCGTCAATCCGGGCACGATCAAAAGCGGGACGATGCCGATCGTCTTCGATCCGCGGGTCGGCTCGTCGATGCTGAGCCACCTGATCGGCGCGATCTCGGGTTCGTCGATCGCGCGCAAGACCAGCTTCCTGCTCGACGCGCTCGGCACTCGCGTGTTTGCGGACGGGGTGACGATCAGCGACGATCCGCACCGACCGCACGGGCTGCGCTCGCGTCCGTTCGACGGTGAAGGGCTCCCCGTCTCGCCGACCGAGTTCGTGCGCGATGGCGTGCTGGAGACCTGGCTGCTCGACAGCGCGTCGGCCCGGCAGTTGGGCCTGGAGCCGACCGGCCATGCCGCACGCGGCATCGGCGGCAATCCCGGCGTCGCCACCAGCAACCTGTTCATGGCCGCGGGGCATGTGCCGGTCGCAACGCTGATCGGCGACATTGCCGACGGGATCTACGTCACCGAGATGCTCGGCGGAGGCGCCAACGGCGTGACCGGCGATTACAGCCGCGGTGCAGCCGGCTTCCGCATCGAAGGCGGTGAGATCACCACGCCGGTCGCGGAATTCACCATCGCCGGCAACGTCAAGGACATGTTCCTGGCACTCACCCCGGCGAACGACCTGGAGTTCCGCTATGGCAGCAACGTGCCGACGTTGCGCATCGACGGGATGACGGTCGCGGGTGCCTGA